From one Colletotrichum destructivum chromosome 3, complete sequence genomic stretch:
- a CDS encoding Putative calcineurin B protein, with translation MGNTTSAVLDNIVQGSNFDREEVDRLRKRFMKLDKDNSGTIERDEFLSLPQISSNPLATRMIAIFDEDGGGDVDFQEFVSGLSAFSSKGNKEQKLRFAFKVYDIDRDGYISNGELFIVLKMMVGSNLKDQQLQQIVDKTIMEADLDKDGKISFEEFTKMVENTDVSMSMTLDTF, from the exons ATGGGCAATACTACCAGTGCCGTGTTGGACAACATTGTCCAGGGGTCCAACT TCGACAGAGAGGAGGTTGACCGTCTAAGGAAACGTTTCATGAAACTGGACAAG GACAACTCCGGCACGATCGAGCGCGACGAGTTCCTCAGTCTCCCCCAGATTTCCTCCAACCCGCTAGCGACGAG AATGATTGCTATCTTTGatgaggacggcggcggcgacgttgaCTTCCAGGAGTTTGTGTCTGGTCTCAGCGCCTTCTCAAGCAAGGGCAACAAAGAGCAGAAGCTGCGCTTCGCCTTCAAGGTGTACGACATTGACCGCGACGGCTACATCAGCAATGGCGAGCTCTTCATCGTGCTCAAGATGATGGTTGGCAGTAACCTTAAGgaccagcagctgcagcagatCGTCGACAAGACCATCATGGAGGCAGACCtggacaaggacggcaagatcagCTTCGAGGAGTTCACTAAGATGGTGGAGAACACGGATGTCAGCATGAGCATGACCTTGG ATACATTCTAA
- a CDS encoding Putative AMP-activated kinase, glycogen-binding protein, with protein MGNNPSSSSKPATPVSSQDSPKHHHQHHKRESKHIIPPRSAERVAAPPEPSLTQAQGSTATKGPKPLQAIPISNFTTGSPSSNSSNSAPQPKPPESKNVVRDAPSKPVDVPAAAAATESSSLRSHYSAHMIEPALVGNSSVNDMSYLTRPPRMPLPIEEEIHTPGSPIIAPADANDASVAEVETLEDGMTRKSSALSTNTVEEEDGEELIVDKTRPTVPTRLEWRKGGGKIYVTGTIFQWNRKHRLHPVDGQPGVFAATIHILPGTHHVRFLVDGIMQTSPDLPTTVDFGNNLVNFIEVSADDLPAKAPVEPGKDGVASAATVDKGGVKTSASQADEQPKPPRGREVPSPSQYFQQIPKYLVDFDQPEDSPAYQYAVTAIEKLPTPPSLPGFLGKPILNAAVLMKDDNSVLNMPNHTVLNHLATSSIKNNILAVSATTRYKNKYVTTIIYKPTTTDD; from the exons ATGGGGAACaacccctcgtcgtcgtccaagcCCGCGACGCCTGTCTCGTCACAGGACTCACccaagcaccaccaccaacaccataAGAGGGAATCCAAACACATCATACCGCCCCGATCCGCTGAGCGAGTCGCTGCCCCGCCCGAgccctccctcacccaggcACAAGGTTCCACGGCCACAAAGGGCCCCAAGCCTCTCCAGGCTATTCCAATTTCCAACTTCACCACCGGCTCTCCCTCGTCGAACTCGAGTAACTCCGCCCCGCAACCGAAGCCCCCCGAATCCAAGAACGTCGTCCGCGATGCGCCTAGCAAGCCCGTAGACgttcctgctgctgccgccgcgaccGAATCTTCCTCCCTCCGGTCCCATTACTCCGCCCACATGATCGAACCAGCCTTGGTCGGGAACAGCAGCGTGAACGACATGTCGTATCTGACACGTCCGCCGCGCATGCCGCTCCCCATCGAAGAAGAGATACACACTCCCGGCTCGCCCATTATCGCCCCCGCCGATGCCAACGATGCCAGCGTTGCCGAGGTGGAAACCCTCGAGGATGGCATGACAAGGAAGTCGTCGGCGCTGAGCACAAACActgtcgaagaagaagacggcgaggagttGATTGTCGATAAGACGAGGCCCACGGTGCCGACACGTCTCGAATGGCGTAAGGGAGGAGGCAAGATCTACGTCACGGGAACCATCTTCCAATGGAACCGCAAGCATAGATTACATCCTGT CGACGGGCAACCCGGCGTGTTTGCGGCGACGATTCACATCCTCCCAGGTACACATCATGTTAGGTTCCTGGTGGACGGAATAATGCAGACCTCGCCTGACTTGCCAACAACTGTGGATTTTGGAAACAATTTGGTCAACTTCATTGAAGTCAGCGCAGACGACCtgccggcgaaggcgcccGTTGAGCCTGGAaaggacggcgtcgcctcGGCAGCCACCGTTGACAAAGGCGGTGTCAAAACGTCTGCATCGCAAGCCGACGAGCAACCCAAGCCCCCTAGAGGCAGAGAGGTGCCATCGCCGAGCCAGTACTTTCAGCAAATACCCAAGTACCTGGTGGATTTCGACCAGCCCGAGGACTCGCCGGCATATCAGTACGCGGTGACGGCTATCGAGAAATTGCCGACTCCCCCCAGTTTACCTGGCTTCTTGGGCAAGCCCATTCTGAACGCTGCGGTGCTCATGAAGGATGACAACAGCGTTCTTAACATGCCCAACCATACTGTTCTTAACCACCTTGCAACCAGTAGCATCAAGAACAACATTCTGGCGGTCTCGGCCACAACACGCTACAAAAACAAG TACGTCACGACAATCATATATAAACCCACTACGACAGACGATTAG
- a CDS encoding Putative serine/threonine-protein kinase, active, with translation MDSGASNGGVSPRTFAMQHQRPRASFQGCSRITDYELLGKLGEGTFGEVHRAKSRKTNAHVALKKIIMHHEKDGFPITALREIKLLKLLSHKNILQLVDMAVEHPQRASDKRKRPIMYMATPYMDHDLSGLLDNPSVHFTEPQIKCYMLQLLEGLRYLHENHILHRDMKAANLLINNKGILQIADFGLARHYEGPTPKPGHGAGEGKREYTGLVVTRWYRPPELLLHLKKYTTAIDVWGVGCVFGEMLVGKPILAGESDTHQLDIIWDLMGSPTPDNMPLFNTLPGAEAVAPRPRPGSLSSRFREHGTGAISLLKELLKLDWRSRINAGDALNHPYFKMAPMPAEPGDLPTFEDSHELDRRKFHDRQAKLPPAPKGGTVGMGPEAHGANAGFNNADAYNNRNSVNGTRHPNMPGGHRNGDERRPAWQRDRGLPPRPPPPEYVNGGPLDRDAFRDRDRDRRPRSRGGRAPDVDTYIPSYRDEAPRHREERPPRDRHRNSRDERWHDRDWDRRTRSRSRSPIRDRERDRDMYRR, from the exons ATGGATTCCGGTGCTTCTAACGGAGGCGTCTCCCCTCGAACGTTTGCGATGCAGCATCAGCGGCCCAGAGCGAGTTTTCAGGGTTGCTCGCGAATCACCGACTATgagctcctcggcaagcTGGGCGAGGGCACTTTCGG TGAAGTACATCGCGCGAAATCGCGAAAGACAAACGCCCACGTTGCTCTCAAGAAAATCATCATGCATCATGAGAAGGATGGC TTCCCGATAACAGCATTACGCGAAATCAAACTTTTGAAGTTGCTCTCCCATAAGAACATCCTACAGCTCGTAGACATGGCTGTGGAGCACCCTCAGAGAGCTA GCGACAAGCGGAAACGGCCAATCATGTACATGGCAACTCCGTACATGGACCATGATCTATCCGGTCTCCTTGATAATCCCTCTGTTCACTTCACTGAACCCCAGATCAAATGCTACATGCTGCAGCTTCTTGAAGGGCTACGATACCTGCACGAAAACCATATATTGCATAGGGATATGAAGGCCGCCAATCTTTTGATCAATAACAAGGGCATTCTCCAGATTGCCGACTTTGGTCTGGCGAGACACTATGAAGGGCCAACGCCGAAGCCGGGTCACGGCGCCGGTGAGGGTAAAAGAGAATATACTGGTTTGGTCGTCACTAGATGGTACCGACCCCCGGAACTTTTGCTTCATCTGAAGAAATACACGACCGCTATCGACGTCTGGGGTGTTGG CTGCGTCTTTGGCGAAATGCTTGTTGGAAAGCCAATTTTGGCTGGCGAGAGCGACACTCACCAACTTGACATCATTTGGGATCTGATGGGATCGCCCACACCGGACAACATGCCTCTGTTTAACACGCTTCCGGGCGCCGAAGCTGTTGCGCCGCGCCCACGACCTGGTAGCTTGTCTAGCAGATTTAGAGAGCACGGGACGGGTGCCATTTCTTTGCTGAAGGAGCTCCTCAAACTCGATTGGAGAAGTCGCATCAACGCTGGCGACGCCCTCAATCATCCATACTTCAAAATGGCCCCTATGCCAGCCGAGCCGGGCGATCTCCCGACCTTTGAGGACAGTCACGAGCTAGATAGGCGAAAGTTCCATGACCGCCAAGCGAAACTGCCACCTGCACCGAAGGGGGGCACGGTGGGCATGGGTCCCGAGGCGCATGGCGCAAACGCCGGGTTCAACAACGCCGACGCTTACAACAACCGTAACAGTGTGAACGGAACCCGTCACCCTAACATGCCCGGTGGCCACCGCAACGGGGACGAGCGTAGACCAGCTTGGCAGCGAGACAGAGGCTTGCCACCAAGACCGCCTCCACCCGAGTACGTTAACGGCGGCCCTTTGGACCGCGATGCTTTCCGGGACAGAGATCGGGACAGGCGGCCCAGGAGCCGAGGAGGTAGGGCGCCCGACGTGGACACCTACATCCCGAGCTACAGGGACGAAGCCCCTCGACATCGGGAAGAACGTCCTCCGCGCGACCGTCATCGCAACAGTAGAGATGAACGATGGCATGACAGAGACTGGGATCGCAGGACGAGAAGCCGCAGTCGCTCACCGATCAGAGATCGCGAGCGGGACCGGGACATGTACCGCAGATGA
- a CDS encoding Putative asparaginase/glutaminase, L-asparaginase, Asparaginase/glutaminase-like superfamily — protein sequence MAFEPTAERLLPASNYPESRVLIIMTGGTICMQPTADGLQPIGGFLKNAMAPRPSFNDKSSPPVQLEAIKDGQKIVLDSLRTPPSAYSRHIRYGVLEFNPLLDSSSISAEGWTEIAQTIRENYRLFDGFVVLHGTDSLSYTASALSFMLSDLGKPVILTGSQASIFALQSDAVDNLLGSLIIAGTFVIPEVGLFFHHKLFRGNRTSKVSSAAFEAFASPNCEPLAKVNGLGIDVNWPIVLRPTRIAELQVTKHLDTAHVACLRVFPGIRPEMLDSVLRVPDLRGLILETFGMGNAPSGIDGSLTKVIKAAVDRGVIVVNVSQCMSGFVSPVYGPGTELGRAGVIFGLDLTAEAALTKLSYLLAIPKLSPAEVSARMSQSLRGEMTEMALPVFSHPSGSLDSVVARLTASESAFTVLGYAIRNGDVRTVKEILDSDAQRELLKMADYAGNTVVHLAAVGPDIEILRELLTRGASVHARNRANNTPLYLAEKTGKEECVRLLKETGAHLWQEEEAILGSVHASAPASGGVQK from the exons ATGGCTTTCGAACCCACCGCCGAGCGGCTCCTGCCGGCATCCAACTACCCGGAATCTCGAGTCCTCATTATAATGACGGGCGGGACCATCTGCATGCAACCAACCGCCGACGGACTTCAACCCATTGGAGGTTTCCTGAAGAATGCCATGGCCCCGCGCCCCTCGTTCAACGACAAGTCGTCGCCTCCAG TTCAGCTtgaggccatcaaggacgGCCAAAAAATAGTGCTCGACAGCTTGAGAACACCGCCAAGTGCCTACTCCCGCCACATTCGCTACGGCGTGTTGGAGTTCAACCCGTTACTTGACTCCAGCTCCATTTCGGCGGAAGGCTGGACCGAGATCGCCCAGACCATCCGAGAGAACTACCGCCTCTTCGACGGTTTTGTTGTTTTGCACGGCACTGACTCTCTGTCGTACACGGCTTCGGCCCTTTCCTTCATGCTTTCTGATCTAGGCAAGCCGGTTATCCTCACTGGCTCTCAGGCCTCCATCTTCGCCCTTCAAtcggacgccgtcgacaaccTCCTGGGCTCGCTCATCATTGCAGGCACATTTGTCATCCCCGAGGTTGGCCTGTTCTTTCACCACAAGCTGTTTCGTGGCAACAGGACCAGCAAGGTttcgtccgccgccttcgagGCCTTTGCCAGTCCCAACTGCGAGCCTCTGGCCAAGGTCAACGGACTGGGTATCGATGTTAACTGGCCCATCGTGTTGAGACCTACCAGAATCGCCGAGCTTCAGGTCACGAAGCATCTCGATACCGCCCACGTCGCGTGTCTTAGGGTATTCCCCGGCATCCGGCCGGAGATGCTCGACTCGGTCCTGCGCGTTCCCGACCTGCGCGGTCTCATTCTTGAGACCTTCGGCATGGGTAACGCCCCCAGCGGTATCGACGGCAGCTTGACCAAGGTCATCAAAGCGGCCGTCGATcgcggcgtcatcgtcgtcaacgtcAGCCAGTGCATGAGCGGTTTCGTCTCGCCCGTCTACGGCCCCGGAACGGAACTCGGTCGCGCTGGCGTCAttttcggcctcgacctcacCGCCGAGGCGGCTCTCACCAAGTTATCGTATCTGCTGGCCATTCCGAAACTTTCGCCTGCCGAGGTCAGCGCGCGAATGTCGCAGTCGCTGCGCGGCGAAATGACCGAAATGGCACTCCCGGTATTTTCGCATCCATCTGGCTCACTCGACTCGGTCGTAGCCCGGCTAACGGCGTCAGAATCGGCATTTACCGTCCTCGGTTACGCCATACGAAACGGCGATGTCCGGACGGTGAAGGAGATCCTGGACAGCGACGCGCAGCGCGAGCTCCTGAAGATGGCTGACTACGCCGGCAACACTGTCGTTcacctggccgccgtcgggccCGATATCGAGATTCTGCGCGAGCTACTGACGAGGGGCGCCAGCGTGCATGCGCGGAACCGCGCCAACAACACACCGCTTTACCTCGCTGAGAAGACTGGCAAGGAGGAGTGCGTGCGCCTGTTAAAGGAGACGGGAGCGCATTTGtggcaggaagaggaggctaTTCTGGGTTCTGTTCACGCATCTGCACCTGCATCTGGAGGAGTTCAAAAGTAG
- a CDS encoding Putative Gcp-like domain, peptidase M22, Kae1/TsaD family, ATPase, nucleotide binding protein, whose translation MSNITQHPPKRPLDADTTAQPPPLPPMTVTESPSKLTTATMTKKRGLLALGCEGSANKLGIGVMLHNGAESTILSNIRHTFVSPPGTGFLPKDTAKHHRAHFVQLARRALRDAGVAPADLDCVCFTKGPGMGAPLTSVAVAARTLSLLWNKPLVGVNHCVGHIEMGRTITGAQNPVVLYVSGGNSQVIAYAEQRYRIFGETLDIAVGNCLDRFARTLEISNDPAPGYNIEQLAKQGRRLLELPYAVKGMDCSFSGILAFADILAAQMKAAQDKGEDTFTPADLCFSLQETVFAMLVEITERAMAHVGSNQVLIVGGVGCNERLQEMMGEMAKERGGSVYATDERFCIDNGIMIAHAGLLAYETGFRTPLEDSSCTQRFRTDEVHIKWRE comes from the coding sequence ATGAGCAACATCACCCAACACCCCCCAAAGAggcccctcgacgccgacacaACTGCGCAACCGCCGCCACTACCACCGATGACGGTGACTGAATCCCCCTCTAAGCTGACGACAGCAACCATGACTAAAAAGCgtggcctcctcgccctcggctgcGAAGGCTCCGCCAACAAGCTCGGCATCGGTGTGATGCTCCACAACGGCGCCGAGTCCACCATCCTCTCCAACATCCGGCACACCTTCGTCTCTCCCCCAGGCACGGGCTTCCTGCCCAAGGACACGGCCAAGCACCACCGCGCCCATTTTGTACAGCTTGCCCGCCGCGCTctccgcgacgccggcgtcgctcccgccgacctcgactgCGTCTGCTTCACAAAGGGCCCCGGCATGGGCGCGCCCCTGACATcggttgccgtcgccgcccgtaCTCTGAGCCTGCTTTGGAACAAgcccctcgtcggcgtcaaccACTGCGTTGGCCACATCGAGATGGGCCGCACCATCACCGGCGCCCAGAACCCCGTCGTGCTGTATGTCAGCGGCGGCAACAGCCAGGTCATCGCCTACGCCGAACAGCGGTACCGCATCTTCGGCGAGACCCTTGACATCGCCGTGGGCAACTGCCTCGACCGCTTCGCCCGCACCCTAGAGATTAGCAACGACCCGGCCCCGGGCTACAACATCGAGCAGCTCGCCAAGCAGGGGAGGCGGCTGCTCGAATTGCCATacgccgtcaagggcatGGACTGCTCGTTCTCGGGCATCTTGGCCTTTGCGGACATCCTAGCGGCGCAGATGAAGGCGGCCCaggacaagggcgaggacaCGTTTACACCGGCGGACCTGTGCTTCTCGCTGCAAGAAACCGTGTTCGCGATGCTGGTTGAGATCACGGAGCGGGCCATGGCCCACGTCGGTAGCAACCAGGTGCTGAttgttggcggcgttggctGCAACGAGCGCCTGCAGGAGATGATGGGCGAGATGGCCAAGGAGAGGGGCGGCAGCGTGTACGCCACCGACGAGAGGTTCTGCATTGACAATGGCATCATGATTGCGCACGCCGGTCTGTTGGCCTACGAGACGGGCTTTAGGACGCCGCTGGAGGACAGTTCGTGCACGCAACGCTTTAGGACAGATGAGGTTCACATTAAATGGAGAGAATAA
- a CDS encoding Putative enhancer of polycomb protein — MVLTDTTPKRKVRLAPGKVFAREQSQRHLIKQRQFDHQSKPNNVDFYPSRLQKSTSNNPLYDLIDFFRGFSAGFPPSTPPPATMSTRKVRVKKLSVKTLLPVLREDDIDAAEYESLTTETQIATGVEAAEETEYHLQSILKEAGTSNDQEIPVPPPQESQINYDQLYPSHFQQPTSYIRFSQTVEECIGVSYDMTTEDDEFLRQYNSTKKTVASQLSEDDFERIMEVFEETASEQTPFASIDNTVVGYDLMVPSLTSLGGNKLMGHAKHVYEHWKSRRQALSNKPIHPSVRFETHQESDEADPYVCFRRREARQTRKTRQRDVQSAEKLKRLRRELEDGRQLIIQSYEREMLKRELLTFDRAIFEQRAKLKEMKVKLGIKTEDEDLINHKPPKKKPAEAPALQKPPGNHLRIAVRPDGRSMEADLLQLADKLAEKENELRADVESKVHNHRKWNQNHVDLTRDPLSPVKEQGMEASFRPAKTQYLMTPPASTSSESDAMDVDDETEPIVDRNNMPLFQFKAGGKEKPSCSQPAFRRRIGRLGRLWIDRRGMTTPPRVEGEEYSDRWKYDQDDEDETPVYEVDPYDTRALKFRATIPLSQYVYQRRQLPPEGLVNGPVPPQAAGSRPALPQPPTPQAQVALQQQQQLLQQQQQQQQQRHPSQSSPPAQAAPAQAAPS, encoded by the exons ATGGTACTTACCGACACGACTCCAAAACGAAAAGTCCGACTGGCACCAGGAAAAGTTTTCGCGCGAGAACAATCTCAACGTCACCTCATCAAGCAGCGACAGTTCGACCATCAAAGCAAACCCAACAACGTTGATTTTTATCCCTCCAGACTGCAAAAGTCGACGTCGAACAACCCCCTGTATGACTTGATCGACTTTTTTCGCGGATTTTCCGCTGGCTTTCCGCCTTCGACCCCCCCACCCGCCACCATGTCTACTAGGAAAGTCCGAGTCAAGAAGTTGAGCGTCAAGACGCTTCTTCCCGTTCTCAGAGAGGACGATATCGACGCTGCAGAGTACGAATCTTTGACTACCGAAACCCAGATCGCGACCGGTGTCGAGGCAGCCGAGGAAACA GAATACCATCTCCAATCCATCTTAAAAGAGGCCGGTACCAGCAATGACCAAGAAATTCCTGTTCCGCCTCCTCAGGAGAGCCAGATCAACTATGATCAACTCTACCCGAGTCACTTCCAGCAGCCCACCTCTTACATCCGTTTCTCGCAAACCGTCGAGGAATGTATAGGAGTTTCCTATGACATGACTACGGAAGACGATGAATTCTTGAGGCAGTACAACTCCACCAAGAAGACCGTGGCTTCCCAGTTGTCGGAAGATGATTTCGAACGCATCATGGAAGTGTTTGAGGAGACTGCCTCCGAACAGACCCCCTTCGCATCAATAGACAACACCGTGGTTGGCTATGACCTGATGGTTCCCTCACTTACCTCGCTCGGTGGCAACAAGCTCATGGGACATGCCAAGCATGTGTATGAGCACTGGAAGTCGCGTCGGCAAGCGCTTAGCAACAAACCCATCCACCCTAGCGTCAGGTTTGAGACGCACCAGGAGAGTGATGAGGCCGATCCTTATGTCTGCTTCAGACGTCGCGAGGCCAGACAGACGCGCAAGACTAGGCAGAGAGATGTCCAGAGCGCCGAGAAACTCAAGCGACTTCGCAGAGAACTTGAGGACGGACGCCAACTCATCATCCAGTCCTATGAGCGTGAGATGCTCAAACGTGAACTCCTCACCTTTGACCGCGCCATTTTCGAGCAGAGGGCCAAGCTTAAGGAGATGAAGGTCAAGCTCGGTATCAAAACCGAAGACGAAGACCTCATCAACCACAAG CCTCCAAAGAAGAAGCCTGCAGAAGCGCCTGCTCTGCAAAAGCCGCCTGGAAACCATCTCCGCATTGCCGTGCGTCCAGATGGTCGGTCCATGGAGGCAGATCTATTGCAGTTGGCGGATAAGCTCGCTGAAAAGGAGAATGAGTTGCGGGCAGATGTTGAAAGCAAGGTCCACAACCACAGAAAGTGGAACCAAAACCATGTGGACCTCACCCGAGATCCCTTGTCCCCGGTCAAGGAACAGGGTATGGAGGCCAGCTTCCGACCCGCTAAGACTCAGTACCTCATGACGCCTCCCGCTTCCACATCATCGGAGTCGGATGCCATGGATGTCGATGATGAGACAGAGCCGATTGTCGATAGAAACAACATGCCGCTGTTCCAGTTCAAAGCGGGCGGTAAGGAGAAGCCTTCCTGTAGCCAGCCAGCGTTCCGTCGCCGTATTGGACGGCTGGGTCGTTTGTGGATCGACCGTCGGGGAATGACAACGCCCCCGAGGGTGGAGGGTGAGGAGTATAGCGACCGATGGAAGTATgaccaggacgacgaggacgagacgcCGGTGTACGAGGTCGACCCGTACGACACTCGGGCGTTAAAGTTCCGGGCCACCATCCCGTTGTCGCAGTACGTCTACCAGCGTCGGCAACTCCCACCTGAGGGTCTGGTCAATGGTCCGGTACCCCCACAAGCAGCTGGCAGCAGACCGGCACTGCCGCAGCCTCCGACGCCGCAGGCTCAAGTCGCActgcagcaacaacagcaattgctgcagcagcagcagcagcagcagcagcaacggcacCCATCGCAGTCGTCACCACCAGCTCAAGCCGCGCCAGCTCAAGCCGCCCCCTCATGA